One Coccinella septempunctata chromosome 8, icCocSept1.1, whole genome shotgun sequence genomic window carries:
- the LOC123318384 gene encoding micronuclear linker histone polyprotein-like, giving the protein MIKIKYNFVELRNGDGITYIITLLVLVFIKERNARAVGPSNGRETNREGLRHEQRTKGESGGPQVRATDERRIVRATGTSNGRKARATDERRIVRAAGTSNGRKANRKGLRNEQRTKGESGRPQARATDERRVGRAAGPSNGQKANREGRRPEQRMKGESGGPQARATVKRRIVRAAGTSNGRKANRKGLRNEQRTKGESGRPQARATDERRVGRAAGPSNGQKANREGRRPEQRMKGESRVERAAGPSNGQKANREGRKPEQRTKGESGGPQARATVKRRIARAAGTSNGRKANRKGLRNEQRTKGESGRPQARVTDERRVGRAAGPSNGQKANRPQVRATDERRVGRAASPSKGRKESREGRKPEQRTKDESRGPQARATVKRRIVRAAGPSNGQKANREDRRHEQRTKGESDCKVESTNKGAPRGVYVLAEKLGLIELMRYIHSANHRTTLYWK; this is encoded by the exons ATGATCAAGATCAAGtacaattttgtagagctcagaaaTGGGGACGGTATAACCTACAT AATAACATTGTTGGTCCTGGTATTTATAAAAGAGCGAaatgcgagggccgtaggcccgagcaaCGGACGAGAGACGAATCGTGAGGGCCTCAGGCACGAGCAACGGACGAAAGGCGAGTCGGGAGGGCCGCAAGTCCGAGcaacggacgaaaggcgaatcgtgAGGGCCACAGGCACGAGCAACGGACGAAAG GCACGAGcaacggacgaaaggcgaatcgtgAGGGCCGCAGGCACGAGCAACGGACGAAAGGCCAATCGTAAGGGCCTCAGGAACGAGCAACGGACGAAAGGCGAGTCGGGAAGGCCGCAAGCCCGAGCAACGGACGAAAGGCGAGTCGggagggccgcaggcccgagcaACGGTCAAAAGGCGAATCGtgagggccgcaggcccgagcaACGGATGAAAGGCGAGTCGggagggccgcaggcccgagcaACGGTCAAAAGGCGAATCGTGAGGGCCGCAGGCACGAGCAACGGACGAAAGGCCAATCGTAAGGGCCTCAGGAACGAGCAACGGACGAAAGGCGAGTCGGGAAGGCCGCAAGCCCGAGCAACGGACGAAAGGCGAGTCGggagggccgcaggcccgagcaACGGTCAAAAGGCGAATCGtgagggccgcaggcccgagcaACGGATGAAAGGCGAATC ACGAGTCGagagggccgcaggcccgagcaACGGTCAAAAGGCGAATCGTGAGGGCCGCAAGCCCGAGCAACGGACGAAAGGCGAGTCGggagggccgcaggcccgagcaACGGTCAAAAggcgaatcgcgagggccgcAGGCACGAGCAACGGACGAAAGGCCAATCGTAAGGGCCTCAGGAACGAGCAACGGACGAAAGGCGAGTCGGGAAGGCCGCAAGCCCGAGTAACGGACGAAAGGCGAGTCGggagggccgcaggcccgagcaACGGTCAAAAGGCGAATC GGCCTCAGGTACGAGCAACGGACGAAAGGCGAGTCGGGAGGGCCGCAAGCCCGAGCAAGGGACGAAAGGAGAGTCGGGAGGGCCGCAAGCCCGAGCAACGGACGAAAGACGAGTCGagagggccgcaggcccgagcaACGGTCAAAAGGCGAATCGtgagggccgcaggcccgagcaACGGTCAAAAGGCGAATCGTGAGGACCGTAGGCACGAGCaacggacaaaaggcgaatcaGACTGTAAAGTTGAATCTACCAACAAG GGCGCTCCGAGAGGCGTATACGTATTGGCGGAGAAATTGGGGCTCATTGAACTGATGCGATATATACATAGTGCAAATCATAGAACGACGTTATATTGGAAATAA